The sequence GCTGTCCATCGTGTCGCCCGGACCGGTCCGGGTGTGCTGGCCGAAGAGGCCGCGACGCACAGGTCCGTGACCGTCACGGCCAACGTGCTCGACGCGTCCGGGGCCGAGGCGAAACCGTTGGTGGGCATCGGGAGCGCTCAGGTCGCCATCGTGGCGCGCCGCCACCTCCAGGGATAGGCCGCCGCACGCGAGCGCCCCCGCACCGAGATTGGGTGTGGAGGCGCTCGCGCACACGACATGAGATGGGTGTCTATCCAGATCGGGTCTCAGAGCTAGTGCTTGCCCCGGCGTCTGCAGCCCCATCGCGGCCAGCCCCGCCTGTGACCGATCCCAGTAGTTGGCCGGCCGGTTCCCGTAGTGCGCGACCTCCCCACAAGGCTGTAGGCGCCAGGAAGAGCACAAGAAGTATGGGCGTCAAAGTGTCTAGAGGAGTTTTCAAAGCTAGGGCAAGAGTCAATGCAGCTGCTACTCCCAGGATGCTACCCACGCCAATCCAAATGTCACGCCTGTTGCTCACAGATTCCGATACGTCGTCACTATCAATTTGCTCCGACTCAACCTCCAGAAGCGCCAGCCATCTATGTTGAATTACTCTGTCCAAGACGTGACTTACGTTCCTCGCTGCTTCAGGAATCTGCGCGACACCGGAGTGGAAAAGCTTGCGCGTATCGCTTTCTATTTTTACCGTTACTTGCGATACGTGCTGAGTCACGGCTCGTCGCAAGTCCGGCTCCTCGAAGGGTCTACCGTCTTTTGCGAAATCTTTCAAATTCTCGCAAATGTTTTTAGATTTCGCGACATCGAAATCAATTGAACCCACTATTGTGGCGTATCGATATATGCGCATCATAACGAAACAGTACGCGATTGCTATTTCGTTGGCGTCTTCATTTTCCCATTTTTTAAGCGCTTTGGAGAATTTGCGACCTATGAGCTGAGTGCCCATGGCGACGCCCATTGTCGCCGAAAAATACTCATCCGAATATGCCGCAAGGAAGGTGTTATTGAGGAGATCGGTTTCGGTGAGTATAAACGCGATGTAGGGAATAGCGGGCGTTAAAAGTAAGATGTATCTTACAATATCAATGGTTCGCCCTAAGGCTTTAAGCATCCAAGCGGAGTAGGCCCACGCTGCGGCTAACTGATGCACGCTCGCCTCGAAGGGGCGCCCGTGGAATCTTGCCAATGCTGCGCACTGGCGTCCCATGCGTATTGCGTCGTCCCGCGACATTGCTGGCCGCACTGGAATCAGTGATTTCCCTCTTAGCCAAGGGCGCCTTTTGTCTATGGTATTAATCAACCATCGCATTGCCATCCAATAGAACCCAAGGGAAAGGATTCCAATTATGAGCATATTAACAATACCTTCTGGCAGTATGTCCATTATCAACTCCAGCGATCGCATGTAGGGGATTGGCCCGGCTCGGGTACTCCATCCGATCTCGCGGACCTGCTGGCCATGTTTTAATTTTCGTTATTGAATCGTGATGTGATGTGTGATTTTTGAACTGCCCCGGTGTGCTGTGGCTACCCGTCTCAATGGAGATGCCCAGCTTGCTCACAGGGGCATGCGAAGCGGGTGCGGCGCCCGAGCACACTCCCCTTGATCCTCCGACTGCATGCCCGGCATAGCCCGCGGACCACGCGCGCATAGTCGTCGGTAGAAGCAGACAGCGAGAGCTAGGCTGCCTGCCCGCTTTCCGTCCAGATCCGCCCGCATCCCGTGCAGTGCGCGAGTGGTGCCCGCCCCGCGCCGCCGTGCACGTCGATCCGCCCGCCGCACGCGCACCGCCGCTCGAGAGCGCGCCGCTCGTTGCTGATGTCGAGGGCGCGCTCGACGCGCGCGGCGCACGCGCGCGCGGTCCGGGCGACCTCGTCGAGCTGTGCCTCGGTGAGCGCGGCGAAGGGGCCCGGCCGCTGCTCGACGCGGGCGAGGAGCCACAGCGCCGCGTACTGCGCAGTCCTCGTGCCGGTCCACGTCCAACGGCGCGGGTCGAGCTGGTCCGCGCGGGCGAGCTGGTCGCGGCGCGCGCGGTCTGCGGCCGGCCACGTCTCCGGCGCTCGGGGCATGGGCGGGCGCTGCACGGCGGAGGCGACGACGTCGGCCTGCTCGATCAGGATCTCCTCGACCTCGCGCATGGTGTCGAGCACCGGGATGCGTACGGGGGCGGGCCGTTCGCCGAGCTGGATCGGGTCCCGTTCCAGGCTGCGGAGGTGCGCGGCGTGCGCGCGCTCGTACTCCTCGGCGGCGTCGTCGCGCTGCTGGGCGAGGTAGCCGCGGAGGCCGAGTCCGAAGGCGCCGACGAGCGCGGGGGCGGCGAGGGCGTCGCGGAGGTCGGGCCAGTGGAGGATCACGGTGCGGAGGTGGGTGGCGGTGCTGGTCATGGGTGCTCCGTGGCTGGTCAGGGCGGTACGGTGGGAGCACCGTGGGGCGCGCCTGGTCTGGGGAGACGAGAGGCGCGCCCCCTGCCGTGTCCGGCGGGTCAGGGGTGGGTGACGCGGAGGCGAGGCCGTGTGCCGACCGGGTGCTCGGGGGTGACGGTGCACCCGGCGGCGCGGAGCGCGTCGGCGTACGCGGCGAGGTGCGGGTGCTCGTCGGGCCCGTCGTGCCAGACGCGGACGGTGCGCGGGCTGTCCTGCTGCACGCGGTAGCCCGGCGCCCACTTCTGGCGGCGTACGGAGCTGGGGTGGTCGGCGGCGGTGAGGTGTTGGCCGACGAGCGCGGCGGTGAGGCGGCTGGCCATGGTGGGTGCTCCTTCGGGAAGGGGTCAGCGGCGGTTGCCGTGGCGGCGGTGGGCGACGCGGTTGACGGCGTCGCAGTAGCGCTGAAAGAGGAGCGCGAGCCAGGGCAGGGCCAGGAAGCCGAGGACGGTGAGGCCGAGGACGGCGAGCCAGGTGGTCATCGGGCCCTCGCGATCTCGCAGCGGCCGGTTTCGGTGTGCATCTCGGCGCACTCGGGCCCGCAGCGCTGCGCCAGCTCGGCGATCCGCTCGTACTTCTCCTCGGTGGTGTGGCCGTCCCACTGCGCGCGCGGTTCGTCGGCGGGCACGTGCTCGACGTGCGCGAAGAGGTCGGCGTCGGCGGGCGAGATGTGCCAGGAGCACTGCTGGCCGCCGATCGTGAGGAAGAGGATCTGCCAGCCGGGCTCTTCGACATCGGGCGCGGGCGCGAGGACGGCACCCGGGGTCATGGCGGCGAGGAGGGCCAGGAGGCGGGCACGCTCGCGGTACGGCGCGCCCACGACGGCGTCGAGAGCGCGGACCATCTCGGCTTCGTCGACCTCGTCGGAGCGCATCGACAGGAGCTGGGCGCGCGGGTCGTCGGCGAGCGCGGCGCGGCAGCACCGGCGGTCGCCGAGGTGCACGCCGTGGTCGGCGAACGCGAGCACCACGGCCGGGTCGTCGAGGAAGTCCTCCAGGGACTCGTCCTCGGTGTCCCAGTCGCCGTCTTGCAGCCCGCCGATGAGGTCGCCGAGGATCTTGCGCTTGCTGTCGTCGGGGACGTGAGCGTCCTGGAGGGCGCGGGTGATCGGGTTGAAGATGCGGTTGGCGCTGGACCATCCCATGGTGTGTGCCTTTCGTCGTGGGGTTGAGGGTCCGGATCGGTGTCCGGGCTGGTCAGGGTTCTGTGGAGGGTCGGTGTCCGGACGGTCCGGATGGGGGCGGACGCTCATCCGGACCGTGATCCGGACGGGTCCGCGGGCTGGGTCTCGGCCGGGGTGTGGCAGGGGCAGATGCAGCGGACGCGGCACGGTCGGGCGGGCCAGATGAGGTCGTACCGGTGGCCGTTCGCGCCGAGGATGCGGGTCTCGGCGAGGAGCGCCTGGCCGCCGTTGCAGTGCGATTCCTCGTCGGCGGGGTCGGAGTAGCAGTGCGGGCCGCCGCCGCACACGGCGGAGATGAAGCGCAGCCCGCAGCCGGTGGGGCGGAGGTTGCCGTGTCGGTCGGTGTGCTCGCGGTGTGCGGCCGAGGTCCAGGCGTGCGCGCGGACCCAGGCGGCCTGGCGAGGCGTCACCGGCCACCGCCGGGCGTCTCGCCAGTCAGGCTGCGGATGGCGGCGCGGTAGCGGCGGGCCTTGGCCACGGTCGCGTCGTCCCAGCCGTGTTGCTCGGCCGTCTCCTCCAGCGCGCCGTGTGTGCACGCGTCGTCGTGCTCGGTCTTCTCGCAGTCCCATCCGCAGAGGAGGGCCCAGATCCAGGCATCGACGCGGTAGGTCTGCCAGTCGCGGCTGCTGGTGGCGATGAGGGTGTGGAGGCCGTCGAGGGCGGCGGCGAGGGTCTGGAGTTCGGACGCGGGCTCGGCCTGCTGCGCCTCGTCGGCGAGGCGGCGGAGTTCGGTGGCGTCGGCGTGCATGGTCGTGTGCGCTGTGCGGCCTGGCGCCCACAGCTCGTCGGCCTGCCGTGCGAGATGGTCGGCAGCCTCGCGGAGCACGGCGGCCCGGGTGGCGCGGAGGCGGTTCCGCTCCTCGCGCACCTCGGCGTACCGGGTGCGGCGCTCGACCGGGTCGACGGGCGTGGCGCTCGCCGGAAGTACAGCGAGGACGGCGTCGGTGCCCTCGCCTCGCTCCTCGCGGGTGATCTCGTCGACAAGGGCCTGCTGCTCCGCCTCGGGCAGGCAAGTGGGCCAGGAGCACGGGGCGGCGGGGCGGGGCTCGGTCATCGGGTGCGCTCCTTCGCGCAGGAGGGGCAGAGGTCGAGGAGGGGCCCGCCGCCGGGTCGGCGGCGGGTGGTCCAGCCGAGGGCCCGCCCGTCCGCGCGGACGGCGCTCGCGGGCGCGGCCCCGAGGGAGGACAGCGACGCCGTGATGGCGGCCGAGGCAGGGCAGTCGCGGTCCGGGGCGGGCCCGTCGCAGGCCACCTCCCAGCCGATCGGATAAGCGGTCATCGGGTCGGCTCCTGGTGAATGCACGTGGTCAGGTCGTGGTCCGCGCCCCGCGTCTCCCACCCACGCAGGCAGCACGCGCCGTCGAGGCCAACCCAGCCGAGCGAGGTCCACGCCCGGAGCGCGGACTCACGGTGCGTGGCCTCGCGGCGACGAGCGTCGGCAAGCTGGTCGTCGAGGACGTCTACGTGCTCGTGCGCCTCGGCGAGCGCTTCGGCCCGCAGCACGGCGATCACGGCGAGGAGCGCGGCGGCGGCCAGGAGCACGGCGAAGAGGGTTTCGCCGTGCGTGCGGTAGTCGAGGGCGACGACCACGAGGAGGACGGCCGCGGCGAGGTCGAGGGCCTGGAGGATGCGGGCGGCGCGGCTCATGGGCGGTCTTTCTCGTCGAGGTACGGGGGGATGAGGTGGTGGCCGAGGAGCACGGTCGGGGCGATCACGAACCAGGCGAGGAACAGGGCGATGGTCATGGGCGGGGTCCGAGGAGGCCGGCCTGCCAGCCGAGGGCGACGGCGTGCGCGCGATTGCGGGCGCCGAGGAGCGCGAAGAGACGGCGGCGGCGCTCGTTCGCGGCGTGCACGCTGAGGCCCAGCTCTCGGGCGATCTCCCGAAGCGCCCGGCCCTCCGCTGTGAGGCGCAGCACCTCCCGGAGCTTCGGGGTGAGATCGGCCGGCGGGCGCGGCTCGGGGGCGAGACGGCGCAGGTACCCGGCGGCGTAGGCGTAGTTGACGAGGGCGGGGGCCTGCGAGGTGATCCCGACGAGGGCGGCGGCGCTCGCGATCCGGCCATAGACGGCGTAGTGCGTGATGTTGTGGTTGGCGGCGATCTGCGGGGCGGTGAGGCCGCGGGCGAGGTCGGCGATGACGTGGAGCTGGACGGGGGTGAGGGGCTGGGGGGCGGTGGTGGTCACTTCGCTTCACCGACCTCGGCGGCGTTGGTGCGGCGGTCGATGGCCTCGATCCAGGCGGTAGCGACGGCGGCGACCTGGACCAGCTCGGCGCGGAGGCGCGCGGGCTCCTCTTCGGCGAGGGCTTCGTAGACCTCCTCGAGGAGGATCGAGCGCCAGTCGGGGCCGCCGTTGTCGGCGAGGTACTGGCAGGCGGCGCGGGCCTCGGTGGCGCGGGCGCGCATGACGGGTCCACCGGTGCCGTCCGGGTGGGCCTGTTCGCCCCATCGGGCGTCCTGCGCGGCCCGCTCGGCGGCGATCTCCCCAAGCACGCGCCCGGAGGTCGGCAGGACGCTCCCGGCGTACGCAGCGGCCCGCACAGCCACGGCAGCGGCAAGATCGGCGGCGCCCTCTGGAGAGCCGAGCCGGACGGGTGTCTCCGCGATGGCGGTGGCGATGGCCTTCGTGAGGTCGTGGAGCGGGGTGAGGTCGAAGGCCGGGCGGGTGGTCATGTTCGGTGCTCCCTGTGCGCGGGGGTTCTGGAACCGGGTCAGCGGGGTGGGTCGGGTGGTGCGGATGTTTGCTCCGTGGTCGCACCCCTCCCTCCCCCCTTTAGGGGGGAGGGGTGCGTGAGTTTCCGCGTGAGTAAGGCGTGAGTTTTTGACCTGCGGTTTTGTCGAAATCGTGAGCAGCGTGAGTTTCGGCGTGAGTAAGTG comes from Streptomyces sp. Tu6071 and encodes:
- a CDS encoding helix-turn-helix transcriptional regulator is translated as MTTTAPQPLTPVQLHVIADLARGLTAPQIAANHNITHYAVYGRIASAAALVGITSQAPALVNYAYAAGYLRRLAPEPRPPADLTPKLREVLRLTAEGRALREIARELGLSVHAANERRRRLFALLGARNRAHAVALGWQAGLLGPRP